In Phlebotomus papatasi isolate M1 chromosome 1, Ppap_2.1, whole genome shotgun sequence, the following proteins share a genomic window:
- the LOC129809929 gene encoding uncharacterized protein LOC129809929 isoform X4, producing the protein MLEGDLGTKMSKDSVASERPRPNTLEFLSKFVIFEPSTAQVNGECADHDHQLTKKEENVARSDMHEDNIIRERCDCSICMKYRECIIQIYLEDLEYNILWERLQLIIRKYYDLIPEDSPLDRKYRELMSKNTTKWLSDGQLDFKKNIQISLGSNLPLTNEMTFILVFSMLYSRDPHQLFELLCIQVRCLVMAYAEGLKDIIKYREDGITPEFNSLELTPYVLDGYEKICNASKVLTPLLFEDQSGHLQQFSLTWQQLNKRLYHKFVYSQVQYLIPQCLAQLRLISYDDTPSILKRYFDFSDELMLTTEMWKESWLQLQAYHMTQKDIERRQRILTAHNFLELIRNSRSSGESSVPAELSSGGFLDWLESQDKDYVWRNTLSHIRTKWTPCTDKRLTAQIENNQCLHCNVELADHKLHCECRTCLIAGGPVFSQSDEQNLKICAKCCFKTFDRDYLTYVMKFIHKHEEKYFVETDKGRQCISFDLFSSDAETSSVAVVKAENQVIYHLAWAVFKHIPDRVPYTIKKLDLRHLCMFRTTPCRRVECRVATHLIVALYPFKLTKFLLNSYQPLSDELRKKFFRNPNNNSSNYLHLLYEDCNLDTGIVASVFAECYLTDFTFPPDEEIFPCFQFLFKTTGTDIEIDLGWLECIHITKAMILESKTDSDKKSLAEECLSVADLKIQMENLKLSGPSCADSKDALADIKMEVKTTADKLMKRFAEGLDKTELMPEKAEKTDAVEVAKPSKEFKTEVLTEAMRLAHSRKLNKKLEAELRTLKKEHSALKDMMRDLEQIKESENKLLKAEKSSTKCCADHSDILESCRENHSSKLCHKGDGQCTCYYCTIFGHTECNHGRNNETRDRLRKRLHQIHNTKEMKPLKNFKAVAPGLFKSVANTAKMNTVAKDSSKEGTGQNSGNPAVLQAPIKRKLAPLPGKDAPLIKPATVGNLIREENHEVKVMTKQPVPSCNSSAPSSIGRRDSSSCGTVDGTSPLNDILQFIEGAPVPKNCDGKDPDKKAAKKERQRQKKMELKKMEELEVLKLQYHKDCAKEVEAKAELKALKSVKKKDKKKINEHDAELKRLTRIKSKTESAICEIICEIRENNPEFNYNYQPPKEPKSKPGKQADSQKDGKGKSETFPQQVPPQLIPPQFHPLNRKSTVSSYVTSSQNPSQMNCEISLDPTKRMVTIRRINLPHAEPQVTVTAKGASPDKDQLLYSFINGQMVPASSLDPTLVKSLHPSRYNMEEQYQASLQQHNQAMRHVCRDECCMPLPPPPPTPPELRSKPKATTKKPAEQLKNKSADTKTAQSKKVAESQSSTQKANKKLKKPAEISEKEVKPTKATSKKQDEKEEKKSKESNKSKAVAKQPAKEEPKLEKKKEAEIRPKENKESKKNKTKSRKDSEETVQESNTRHVYEYIDPEFKVNKFGVLDTDDGSDVESASSEMCQSPVQKQPERIAKEPKSQPNKKQKEKSKEDFSKVEKVAERKNNAKSRVQESPAPTKTVPEEPVNPPLTKKQKKKLAQQEKNAKLKVEAAASTAKTSVDKNVSRAEKVAKSLSKSMLKLHLNADTTIELVNDCQSPDKQQTNGISIMEQLNRGIKVEGLTLPPGITLTRVDPSMAEAVKAKKESIGRLCTPISTQQQVVEPPRPPPHMLMANSMNGSVPCGIAPDGTGLIMVDPLSNMRKQASGPPAQEESKKSKKRNKRKTKGGKEEAVPCNNRSRRESDSQKHSSKIITLRNPMFHAVTDAIRQQGGAPMRPQSGGAMTGDPPAAIIKNENGMFTIRNPALHQALSSGVGTNFRQYSPNVYCPTDSQENFSYFSDNLAAGGGCNGNGGKCNSAIGSEMRSVQQKPWQPHQHQGIESGSGQDRGEGGFNHIHTHFNPQSSTRSYSPFDNQQSYGFNGDFLGTSSQVTQAHPHEYFSSGVQMNGNSSGGYSVFSSGSECSGGHQPIINTQSRFSSDTDEAELSAKLSELSFLQNLQPGQRLNSEVTIHNISESKFLRNQSAAAANAGSNKVEITRIPSSTANTCDNLNLAVGSHRSGKTRASNGCSSNSNGSEILPEFGDSIFAPNQKVNLNELESEERDIETFKRFNYYFEPPKNKPKVNLNLKDIVLNKKKSSPESPSMFFGGLDGNSITSTPSLDEMMYQQQEYSACQSSDILLDDAGIHEGCNGRAGDGDNLGVIGSGLKAAIHGNMA; encoded by the exons ATGCTGGAGGGAGATTTGGGCACCAAAATGAGCAAGGATAGTGTTGCATCGGAGCGTCCGCGTCCAAACACGCTGGAATTTCTCTcgaaatttgttatttttgagCCATCAACAGCTCAAGTGAATGGGGAGTGTGCTGATCATGATCATCAGTTGACCAAGAAG GAGGAGAATGTGGCAAGAAGTGATATGCATGAGGATAACATAATCCGCGAGAGATGCGACTGCAGCATTTGCATGAAGTACAGAGAATGCATTATTCAGATCTATCTGGAAGATCTTGAGTACAATATCCTCTGGGAGAGACTTCAGCTCATCATCCGGAAATACTACGATCTAATTCCGGAAGATTCACCCCTGGATCGCAAGTACCGTGAACTGATGAGCAAGAATACCACAAAGTGGTTGAGTGATGGGCAATTGGACTTTAAGAAGAACATCCAGATATCACTGGGTTCCAATTTGCCCCTGACCAATGAGATGACATTTATTCTCGTGTTCAGTATGCTCTATTCGCGGGATCCGCATCAGCTCTTTGAGTTGCTGTGCATTCAGGTGCGGTGCCTCGTAATGGCGTATGCAGAAGGACTCAAGGACATCATCAAATACAGGGAGGATGGGATAACTCCGGAATTTAATTCCCTGGAATTGACGCCAT acGTCCTAGATGGCTATGAAAAAATCTGCAATGCATCAAAGGTGCTGACTCCTTTGCTGTTTGAGGATCAATCGGGGCACTTGCAGCAATTCTCTCTCACGTGGCAGCAGCTCAATAAGAGACTGTACCACAAGTTTGTCTACTCCCAGGTGCAGTACTTGATCCCTCAGTGTCTGGCACAGTTGAGATTGATCTCCTACGATGACACTCCGTCAATTCTCAAGCGATACTTTGACTTTAGTGATGAACTAATGCTCACGACTGAGATGTGGAAGGAGTCCTGGTTGCAGCTGCAGGCCTACCACATGACTCAGAAAGATATTGAGCGACGGCAGAGAATTCTGACGGCTCACAATTTTCTCGAATTGATCCGGAATAGTCGATCGAGTGGGGAGAGTTCGGTGCCGGCGGAATTGAGTAGTGGGGGCTTCCTGGATTGGCTGGAGAGTCAGGATAAGGATTATGTGTGGCGGAATACGCTGTCGCACATCCGAACAAAGTGGACTCCGTGCACGGATAAGCGACTGACGGCACAGATTGAGAACAATCAGTGTCTGCATTGCAATGTGGAATTGGCTGATCATAAGTTGCACTGCGAATGCCGGACGTGCCTGATAGCAGGAGGTCCGGTTTTTTCGCAGTCTGACGAGCAGAATCTCAAGATTTGCGCCAAGTGTTGCTTCAAGACATTCGATCGGGATTACTTGACGTATGTGATGAAGTTTATACATAAGCACGAAGAGAAGTATTTTGTGGAGACGGACAAGGGACGTCAGTGTATTTCCTTTGATCTCTTCTCGAGTGATGCTGAAACTTCTTCTGTGGCTGTGGTTAAGGCAGAAAATCAAGTTATCTACCATCTGGCCTGGGCTGTTTTTAAGCATATTCCCGATAGGGTGCCCTATACCATCAAAAAACTCGATCTTAGGCATCTGTGTATGTTCCGGACAACTCCGTGCCGGCGAGTTGAATGTCGCGTTGCGACTCATTTAATTGTGGCCCTGTATCCATTTAAACTCACCAAATTCCTCTTGAATTCCTACCAACCACTTTCGGATGAACTGAGAAAGAAGTTCTTCCGGAATCCCAATAATAATTCCTCAAATTATCTCCATCTTCTCTATGAAGATTGCAATTTGGATACGGGAATTGTAGCGTCAGTTTTTGCCGAATGTTACCTCACTGATTTCACATTTCCGCCCGACGAAGAGATCTTTCCGTGCTTCCAGTTTCTGTTTAAGACAACAGGAACggatattgaaattgatttggGATGGTTGGAGTGTATTCACATAACAAAAGCCATGATTCTCGAATCAAAGACGGATTCAGATAAAAAGAGTCTGGCTGAAGAGTGTCTGTCAGTGGCAGATCTGAAGATTCAAATGGAGAATCTCAAATTAAGTGGACCAAGTTGTGCAGATAGCAAAGATGCCCTGGCGGACATAAAGATGGAAGTGAAGACAACAGCAGATAAATTGATGAAGAGATTTGCCGAGGGGCTCGACAAGACGGAATTGATGCCAGAGAAGGCAGAGAAGACTGATGCAGTGGAAGTAGCGAAGCCATCGAAGGAATTTAAAACAGAAGTTCTGACTGAGGCCATGAGATTGGCTCACAGTAGGAAATTGAATAAGAAACTCGAAGCTGAATTGAGGACGTTGAAGAAGGAGCATAG TGCACTCAAGGATATGATGAGGGATTTGGAGCAAATTAAGGAGAGTGAAAATAAACTCCTAAAGGCTGAGAAGAGCAGCACAAaat GTTGTGCTGATCACTCGGACATCTTGGAGAGTTGCAGAGAGAATCACTCGAGCAAGCTCTGCCACAAAGGCGATGGCCAGTGCACGTGCTACTACTGCACAATATTTGGGCATACC GAATGCAATCATGGGAGGAATAATGAAACGAGGGATAGATTGCGAAAGAGATTGCATCAGATACACAATACGAAGGAGATGAAACCGTTGAAGAATTTTAAAGCAGTAGCTCCTGGGCTTTTTAAATCGGTGGCCAATACGGCAAAAATGAATACGGTAGCGAAGGATAGTTCGAAGGAGGGTACGGGTCAGAATTCGGGAAATCCGGCTGTTTTGCAGGCACCGATTAAGAGAAAACTCGCACCGCTGCCGGGAAAGGATGCACCGCTAATAAAACCAGCTACTGTGGGCAATTTGATAAGGGAGGAAAATCATGAAGTGAAAGTGATGACTAAACAGCCTGTTCCATCGTGCAACAGCAGTGCACCATCTTCCATTGGTCGAAGGGATAGTAGTAGTTGTGGAACAGTTGATGGAACATCACCACTAAATGATATTCTGCAGTTTATCGAAGGAGCTCCAGTACCCAAAAACTGTGATGGAAAGGATCCGGACAAGAAGGCAGCCAAAAAGGAGAGGCAGCGACAGAAGAAGATGGAACTGAAGAAGATGGAAGAGCTTGAAGTGTTGAAATTGCAATATCACAAAGATTGTGCCAAGGAAGTGGAAGCTAAGGCAGAATTGAAGGCTCTAAAGTCAGTCAAGAAGAaggataagaaaaaaattaatgagcatGATGCTGAACTGAAACGACTGACAAGGATAAAGTCAAAGACAGAATCGGCAATTTGTGAGATTATCTGTGAGATTCGGGAAAATAATCCGGAATTCAATTACAACTATCAACCGCCTAAGGAGCCAAAAAGCAAGCCAGGAAAGCAGGCTGATAGTCAGAAAGATGGAAAGGGTAAATCAGAGACATTTCCTCAGCAAGTTCCTCCACAGCTCATTCCGCCTCAATTTCATCCGCTAAATCGAAAGTCCACGGTGAGTTCGTATGTTACTTCGAGCCAGAATCCATCTCAGATGAACTGTGAGATCTCCCTGGATCCGACGAAGCGTATGGTTACCATACGGCGAATCAATCTTCCGCATGCTGAGCCCCAAGTTACAGTAACGGCCAAAGGAGCATCTCCGGACAAGGATCAACTTCTGTATTCCTTCATTAATGGTCAAATGGTTCCTGCTTCCTCATTAGATCCTACCTTGGTCAAGAGTCTTCATCCCAGTCGGTACAACATGGAAGAACAGTATCAAGCAAGCTTACAGCAACACAATCAAGCAATGCGACATGTCTGCAGAGATGAATGCTGCATGCCTCTTCCTCCGCCACCGCCAACGCCACCTGAGTTGCGCAGTAAACCAAAGGCGACCACCAAGAAGCCAGCTGAACAGCTCAAGAACAAATCCGCAGATACAAAAACTGCTCAAAGCAAGAAAGTCGCAGAAAGTCAATCCAGTACGCAAAAGGCGAACAAGAAGCTGAAGAAACCCGCAGAAATTTCCGAGAAGGAAGTCAAACCGACCAAGGCGACCAGCAAAAAGCAGGATGAGAAGGAAGAAAAGAAGTCCAAGGAGAGCAATAAGTCCAAAGCAGTTGCAAAGCAACCTGCCAAGGAAGAGCCAAAACTCGAGAAGAAGAAAGAAGCCGAGATCAGACCGAAAGAAAACAAGGAGAGCAAGAAAAATAAGACTAAATCTCGCAAAGATTCCGAAGAAACTGTCCAGGAATCCAACACTAGGCACGTTTACGAGTACATAGATCCAGAATTTAAGGTCAATAAATTTGGCGTCTTGGACACGGATGATGGTTCAGATGTTGAATCAGCTTCGTCAGAAATGTGTCAGTCACCGGTTCAGAAGCAACCTGAGCGAATAGCAAAAGAGCCCAAAAGTCAACCGAATAAGAAGCAGAAGGAAAAGTCTAAGGAAGACTTTAGCAAAGTAGAGAAGGTCGCAGAAAGGAAGAACAATGCTAAGTCGAGAGTTCAAGAAAGTCCAGCTCCAACGAAGACAGTTCCCGAGGAACCAGTCAATCCGCCTCTGACGAAGAAGCAAAAGAAGAAACTGGCGCAACAGGAGAAGAATGCCAAGTTGAAAGTCGAGGCAGCAGCATCAACTGCTAAAACGTCTGTTGATAAGAATGTTTCGAGGGCGGAGAAAGTTGCCAAATCTCTCTCGAAATCCATGCTGAAGTTGCATCTGAATGCTGATACGACTATTGAGCTGGTCAACGACTGTCAGAGTCCCGATAAG CAACAGACCAATGGCATCAGCATAATGGAACAACTGAATAGGGGAATAAAAGTAGAAGGTTTGACCCTTCCTCCTGGTATCACGCTAACTCGGGTTGATCCATCCATGGCTGAGGCTGTGAAGGCCAAAAAGGAATCCATCGGAAGG CTGTGCACTCCAATTTCGACTCAACAGCAAGTGGTTGAACCTCCAAGACCTCCACCGCACATGTTGATGGCAAATAGCATGAATGGATCAGTTCCGTGTGGAATTGCTCCGGACGGGACGGGATTGATAATGGTTGATCCATTGAGTAATATGAGAAAACAGGCATCAGGTCCTCCGGCCCAGGAGGAATCCAAAAAGTCCAAGAAGAGGAATAAGCGAAAGACAAAAGGTGGAAAGGAGGAGGCGGTGCCTTGTAACAATCGCAGTCGGCGGGAAAGTGATAGTCAGAAGCATTCTTCAAAGATTATAACACTGCGAAATCCCATGTTTCATGCAGTTACTGATGCTATTCGTCAGCAAGGTGGAGCTCCTATGAGGCCCCAATCGGGCGGGGCGATGACTGGAGATCCTCCGGCTGCGATAATTAAGAATGAAAATGGGATGTTTACTATTCGGAATCCGGCTCTGCATCAGGCACTGTCAAGTGGAGTTGGTACGAATTTCCGGCAGTACAGTCCGAATGTGTACTGTCCGACGGATTCCCAGGAGAACTTTTCCTATTTCTCGGACAATTTAGCTGCAGGAGGGGGATGCAATGGGAACGGGGGGAAGTGCAATTCGGCCATTGGGAGTGAGATGAGGAGTGTTCAGCAGAAACCATGGCAACCACATCAGCATCAAGGAATAGAGAGTGGCAGTGGTCAGGATCGTGGAGAGGGTGGTTTCAATCATATCCACACGCATTTCAATCCTCAATCCTCCACCAGATCCTACTCTCCCTTTGACAATCAACAAAGTTATGGGTTCAATGGGGATTTCCTGGGCACTTCGTCGCAAGTGACTCAGGCTCATCCTCATGAGTACTTCAGCAGTGGCGTTCAGATGAATGGAAATTCTTCCGGAGGATACAGTGTCTTCTCTTCGGGCAGTGAATGCAGTGGTGGCCATCAGCCAATCATCAACACTCAGAGTCGCTTTTCAAGTGACACAGATGAGGCAGAACTGAGCGCAAAACTCAGCGAATTGTCTTTTCTGCAGAATCTTCAGCCTGGTCAGAGGCTCAATAGCGAG GTGACCATCCACAATATCAGTGAATCGAAGTTTCTGCGGAATCAATCAGCGGCAGCTGCAAATGCTGGATCCAACAAAGTCGAAATCACCAGAATTCCCAGTTCGACAGCAAATACTTGTGATAATCTCAATTTGGCCGTGGGGAGTCATCGGTCGGGGAAAACCAGGGCTAGCAATGGATGTTCAAGCAACAGCAATGGCAGTGAAATTTTACCAGAATTTGGAG